The Culex pipiens pallens isolate TS chromosome 2, TS_CPP_V2, whole genome shotgun sequence DNA window CTTCAAGTCGAAAGCGGAGAAGAAGGCCAAGCTGTACTACGCGTCGTGTCTGGACGAGGACGAAACGATGGAGAAGCTGGGCGCGGATCCGCTGCTGAAGCTGCTGAAGAGCGTCGGTGGGTGGAACGTAACGGCAAACGCGAGCGGGTTCGATCTGAGCAAGTGGTCGCTGCAGAAGTCGCTGCAGGTGCTGCAGATCAAGTACAACAtgggagggttgtttgggtgggcgGTCGGGGAGGACGATCGCAACTCGTCCAAGCATATCATTCAGGTACGAGGGTGAGACGGAGGTTCTTTTTGGTTTGCTAACGCTTTGTTTTGCAGATCGATCAAGGAGGTCTAACGCTCCCGTCCAGGGACAACTATCTGAACAAAACGGCCAACGCCAAGATCCTGGCGGCGTACTTGGACTACATGACCAAGGTGTCGGTGCTGTTGGGAGCTAACGAGTCGGAGGCTCGTCGCCAGATGACGGAGGTGATCGCGTTCGAGACGAAGCTGGCCGGGATCACGACGCCGCAGGATCAGCGCAGGGATGACGAGGAGAACTACCACCTGATGACGATCCACGAGCTGCAGGAGAAGGCTCCGTTCATCAACTGGCGCGATCATTTCGAGGAGGCGTTCCGGTTGGTCAAGCGCAAGATCACCGAGAAGGAGAACGTGGTGGTGTACGCACCAGACTACCTGAAGAAGCTGAACGAGCTGATCGTGGAGTATCAAACGACGGACGAGAAGAAGATGTGAGTATGTTTTGGGGTGGTTTGGTGAGAGTGAAGTTTGACGACGTTGATTAATTACAGCATCCTGAACAACTACCTGGTGTGGCAGACGGTGCGAACGTTGACGGCGTGCTTGTCGAAGGCGTTCCGGGATGCGTACAAGGGTTTGCGGAAGGCGTTGATCGGATCCGATGGTGGGGAGGAACCGTGGAGGTATTGTGTTAGTGACACGACCAACGTGCTAGGGTTCGCTATTGGGGCGATGTTCGTGCGGGAAGTGTTTCACGGTGAGTCGAAACCACGGGCCGAGGAAATGATCAACGAGGTTAGGAATGCGTTCAAGGAGAATTTGGACACGCTGGTGTGGATGGATAACGAAACGCGAAAGCTAGCGGAAGAAAAGGCGGATGCCATTACGGATATGATTGGATTTCCGGATTATATCTTGAATCCGGAAGAGCTGGACAAGAAGTACCAGGAGCTGAACATTGATCCGAAGGCGTACTTTGACAACAACATCAACTTTAACATTTACAGCTTGAAGAAGAATCTGGAGAAGCTCGACCAACCGGTGAACAAGAGCCGTTGGGGCATGACTCCACCGACAGTGAACGCGTACTACACACCAACCAAGAATCAAATAGTATTCCCAGCCGGGATCCTCCAGCTTCCTTTCTTCGACATGAAGAACCCAAAGAGCTTGAACTACGGAGCAATGGGAGTGGTGATGGGACACGAGCTGACACATGCGTTCGACGATCAAGGTCGCGAGTACGACAAGTACGGGAACCTTCACCAGTGGTGGAACAACAAAACCGTCGAGCGGTTCAAGAAGCAAACGGACTGCTTCAACAAGCAGTACAGCTCGTACAAAGTGAACGGGAAGAACCTCAACGGCAAGCAAACCATGGGCGAGAACATCGCCGACAACGGCGGACTCAAGGCGGCCTTCCACGCGTACATTAAGAACGAAAAGTTCAGCACCACCCCGACGGACACCCTTCCCCTGCCCGGACTGAACATGACCCACCGGCAGCTCTTCTTCGTGTCCTTTGCCCAGGTCTGGTGCTCGGCCGTGACCGACGAAACGACCACGCTGCAGATCGACAAAGATCCGCACTCGCCGCCGCAGTATCGGGTGATCGGCTCCCTTTCGAATCTGCAGGAATTCTCCGACACGTTCAAGTGCAAGCTCGGCTCCCGGATGAATCCGGAGCGCAAGTGCGAGGTGTGGTAAAGGCACTTCGCCGACGAGCTCCAGAGGAGTGGATTTATATCAGTGTAAAGCTTTCGTTTTTTGTCTTTTGTACAAACAATCAGTTAGCAATCTAACCACAAATTAAGATTCTGTTGGCTGGTACCATTTTGACTATCTATTACGAGAGATTATTCTTGATCTGAAATGCCAAATTTCCCCCCAAAGAATCTGTGTAAGATACATACCCTTAATGgataaaaacacaaataaatatACAAACTTACtatgcaaatgaaaaaaaaaagaaacattattGTCCTAGATCAATAAGAcacagaaaaatataaaaaaccatTCGAAACCATTACTAAGTgtactaaaaaaatcaagaaaaaaagttactaaatgtgattaaaaaatctgaaggTGGACAAAGTGGCAGCGCATAGTAGGACAAGCACACTTATCAGACAACGGAGAATCAAATTTTCtaccaaagaaaaaaagaacaagtGTAAACCGTATTATCTAATACATCTATTAATGTTTCAAACGTCAACACAATCTCAAAAGACATTCGGTTCCTCACACACAACTGTatcaggaagaaaaaaaagtttatgttaGTGGAACAATTTAGTTGTATCGatgtgaaatatttattatgtttagTAAACGAAGTGGCAGCGAATCGATGACCGATGCGCGCACGTGCGTtgtcaacaacagcagcagcaggagcacAATTCaattacatttgagaaataAAATAGACAAATTGATACTTAATAAGGAGTGCGATTGATATTTTGATCCGAAAGTCCCCGATTTGTTCAAGTGTTTTTTAGTTTATCTATATTAGTTacacttattttaaatttgtttaaggggttacatacatgtaaatcggcaaaaatttgAGCacacaattaattttttttcaaaatctgttttcagggcattaaaatatacattttcatctattaacaaaacaaatttgaagacatttggttgtatcattgccgagatatagctaattgaagttagcagtttcagaaaacgggtgccacgatatctcaacattgtttcgaccaaatcggctcaaaattttggtgaagactcgttaaaccggtcccgtttgcatgacgaaggccgatttacaaaaaaaaaatttaaaaaaaagataaaaatatttttctgtttttcatataaaaaatcgccagtttttgatttttgtattttttgaaaattcaaaatttcaaaatcgggcttcgtcatgcacacggaacatgtcttgggagtcttcactcaaaatttcagcc harbors:
- the LOC120421108 gene encoding neprilysin-3 isoform X3 translates to MTRYKQAQFADEDSSSIGSIQINETSRSPTMHIRYHTARGTSLWHARSKLEKVLLLLMLGSVVTIVVLASILATESTRILHVQPHVDSNIYKDGSLLSGDSPMPCLDKHCIFAASEILHSIDSSVDPCTDFYGFACNQWIKNNPIPDGKSMWGTFGKLEQQNQLVVKNVLERPEADFKSKAEKKAKLYYASCLDEDETMEKLGADPLLKLLKSVGGWNVTANASGFDLSKWSLQKSLQVLQIKYNMGGLFGWAVGEDDRNSSKHIIQIDQGGLTLPSRDNYLNKTANAKILAAYLDYMTKVSVLLGANESEARRQMTEVIAFETKLAGITTPQDQRRDDEENYHLMTIHELQEKAPFINWRDHFEEAFRLVKRKITEKENVVVYAPDYLKKLNELIVEYQTTDEKKIILNNYLVWQTVRTLTACLSKAFRDAYKGLRKALIGSDGGEEPWRYCVSDTTNVLGFAIGAMFVREVFHGESKPRAEEMINEVRNAFKENLDTLVWMDNETRKLAEEKADAITDMIGFPDYILNPEELDKKYQELNIDPKAYFDNNINFNIYSLKKNLEKLDQPVNKSRWGMTPPTVNAYYTPTKNQIVFPAGILQLPFFDMKNPKSLNYGAMGVVMGHELTHAFDDQGREYDKYGNLHQWWNNKTVERFKKQTDCFNKQYSSYKVNGKNLNGKQTMGENIADNGGLKAAFHAYIKNEKFSTTPTDTLPLPGLNMTHRQLFFVSFAQVWCSAVTDETTTLQIDKDPHSPPQYRVIGSLSNLQEFSDTFKCKLGSRMNPERKCEVW
- the LOC120421108 gene encoding endothelin-converting enzyme homolog isoform X1, whose amino-acid sequence is MSVQALPQQPILKSLNSTNNSEMTRYKQAQFADEDSSSIGSIQINETSRSPTMHIRYHTARGTSLWHARSKLEKVLLLLMLGSVVTIVVLASILATESTRILHVQPHVDSNIYKDGSLLSGDSPMPCLDKHCIFAASEILHSIDSSVDPCTDFYGFACNQWIKNNPIPDGKSMWGTFGKLEQQNQLVVKNVLERPEADFKSKAEKKAKLYYASCLDEDETMEKLGADPLLKLLKSVGGWNVTANASGFDLSKWSLQKSLQVLQIKYNMGGLFGWAVGEDDRNSSKHIIQIDQGGLTLPSRDNYLNKTANAKILAAYLDYMTKVSVLLGANESEARRQMTEVIAFETKLAGITTPQDQRRDDEENYHLMTIHELQEKAPFINWRDHFEEAFRLVKRKITEKENVVVYAPDYLKKLNELIVEYQTTDEKKIILNNYLVWQTVRTLTACLSKAFRDAYKGLRKALIGSDGGEEPWRYCVSDTTNVLGFAIGAMFVREVFHGESKPRAEEMINEVRNAFKENLDTLVWMDNETRKLAEEKADAITDMIGFPDYILNPEELDKKYQELNIDPKAYFDNNINFNIYSLKKNLEKLDQPVNKSRWGMTPPTVNAYYTPTKNQIVFPAGILQLPFFDMKNPKSLNYGAMGVVMGHELTHAFDDQGREYDKYGNLHQWWNNKTVERFKKQTDCFNKQYSSYKVNGKNLNGKQTMGENIADNGGLKAAFHAYIKNEKFSTTPTDTLPLPGLNMTHRQLFFVSFAQVWCSAVTDETTTLQIDKDPHSPPQYRVIGSLSNLQEFSDTFKCKLGSRMNPERKCEVW
- the LOC120421108 gene encoding endothelin-converting enzyme homolog isoform X2; amino-acid sequence: MSVQMTRYKQAQFADEDSSSIGSIQINETSRSPTMHIRYHTARGTSLWHARSKLEKVLLLLMLGSVVTIVVLASILATESTRILHVQPHVDSNIYKDGSLLSGDSPMPCLDKHCIFAASEILHSIDSSVDPCTDFYGFACNQWIKNNPIPDGKSMWGTFGKLEQQNQLVVKNVLERPEADFKSKAEKKAKLYYASCLDEDETMEKLGADPLLKLLKSVGGWNVTANASGFDLSKWSLQKSLQVLQIKYNMGGLFGWAVGEDDRNSSKHIIQIDQGGLTLPSRDNYLNKTANAKILAAYLDYMTKVSVLLGANESEARRQMTEVIAFETKLAGITTPQDQRRDDEENYHLMTIHELQEKAPFINWRDHFEEAFRLVKRKITEKENVVVYAPDYLKKLNELIVEYQTTDEKKIILNNYLVWQTVRTLTACLSKAFRDAYKGLRKALIGSDGGEEPWRYCVSDTTNVLGFAIGAMFVREVFHGESKPRAEEMINEVRNAFKENLDTLVWMDNETRKLAEEKADAITDMIGFPDYILNPEELDKKYQELNIDPKAYFDNNINFNIYSLKKNLEKLDQPVNKSRWGMTPPTVNAYYTPTKNQIVFPAGILQLPFFDMKNPKSLNYGAMGVVMGHELTHAFDDQGREYDKYGNLHQWWNNKTVERFKKQTDCFNKQYSSYKVNGKNLNGKQTMGENIADNGGLKAAFHAYIKNEKFSTTPTDTLPLPGLNMTHRQLFFVSFAQVWCSAVTDETTTLQIDKDPHSPPQYRVIGSLSNLQEFSDTFKCKLGSRMNPERKCEVW